One stretch of Variovorax sp. TBS-050B DNA includes these proteins:
- a CDS encoding reverse transcriptase domain-containing protein — MAILGIKEFHDLFVRSDVPYFSKHILGIDYSKVERVIYPRPRYTSFVLAKANGANRIIAEPSSKVKELQYRALAFLEEAVPKPKACVHGFVEGRSILTNAKKHLDRQPYHILNLDLSDFFPSITFYRVRGALMAPPMKFSFNVASMLAHLCTHEGRLPQGAPTSPFLANLICRSLDSQLTLLSKRHRATYTRYADDLTFSFSHRNSNRLPANIVTFDGGSVSIGRELRSIIESNSFRINEEKTRISMRHRRMEVTGVIVNQFPNVSRKFIDKIRGALHAWEKYGFIAAEANWNARVAGNVAEARSAKVWARQTRTGNIPSLQNVLWGRLLFVRMIRGNDDPLYTRLAEKYNHLCRTHKAIDPTFRVASLPIELQVKNILDIDYATFVLEWSADYVAPGTVDSEPILSQGTAFAYGTGRRFVTCDHVLQGQSGSGKVDVYDPLLTNLSIVLKNPHTRVDIYVRVTKRDAHRDLAVLEPIDQDAKAERHFDGRLEPLEHGAKAHLIGFPNWSRGRMANNVPVSVLQKYPRHGLQRIEIGGSTIRQGNSGGPLVDTSYRLAGVAQQGASQTSGNDECLCVVELDRWLGPS, encoded by the coding sequence CCCTATTTCTCCAAGCACATCTTAGGAATTGATTACTCCAAAGTAGAGCGGGTTATCTACCCTCGTCCTCGTTACACTAGCTTCGTGTTGGCGAAGGCTAACGGCGCAAATCGTATTATTGCAGAACCGTCCAGCAAGGTGAAAGAGCTTCAATATCGAGCTCTAGCCTTTCTTGAGGAAGCAGTGCCAAAACCTAAGGCCTGTGTGCATGGCTTTGTTGAGGGTAGGAGCATTCTTACGAATGCGAAAAAGCACCTAGATCGACAGCCGTACCATATCCTGAACCTAGATTTGTCAGATTTCTTCCCTTCGATAACTTTTTACCGAGTGCGAGGTGCATTGATGGCGCCTCCGATGAAGTTTTCTTTTAACGTGGCATCCATGCTTGCGCATCTATGCACGCATGAAGGCAGATTGCCACAAGGTGCTCCGACTTCCCCCTTTCTGGCGAATTTGATCTGCAGATCGCTCGACTCACAGTTGACGCTGCTCTCGAAGCGCCATAGAGCCACATACACGCGTTATGCTGATGATTTAACCTTTAGCTTCTCTCATAGAAACTCTAATCGACTTCCGGCAAACATAGTCACGTTTGATGGCGGCAGCGTAAGTATAGGCCGCGAGCTGAGATCGATAATTGAGTCTAATTCATTCCGAATAAACGAAGAAAAAACTCGAATCTCCATGCGTCATCGGCGAATGGAAGTCACTGGAGTTATAGTCAATCAATTTCCTAATGTTAGCAGGAAATTTATAGATAAAATTAGAGGTGCGTTGCACGCGTGGGAGAAGTATGGGTTTATCGCAGCTGAAGCTAATTGGAACGCCCGTGTAGCGGGAAACGTAGCCGAAGCAAGGTCCGCGAAAGTGTGGGCTCGGCAAACGCGTACCGGGAACATCCCCTCTCTGCAAAATGTCCTGTGGGGGCGTCTGCTTTTCGTTCGCATGATTAGGGGAAATGATGACCCTCTTTATACGCGTTTAGCTGAAAAGTACAACCATCTTTGCCGCACTCATAAAGCGATTGATCCGACGTTCCGGGTTGCGTCGCTCCCGATCGAGCTGCAAGTAAAAAATATCTTAGATATTGACTACGCAACCTTCGTATTGGAATGGAGTGCAGATTATGTGGCGCCGGGTACCGTGGACTCTGAGCCAATCCTGTCACAAGGCACTGCATTCGCTTATGGAACAGGGCGGCGATTCGTTACTTGTGATCACGTACTTCAGGGGCAGTCGGGCTCGGGTAAAGTTGACGTTTATGACCCACTTCTAACGAACCTGAGCATCGTATTAAAAAATCCGCACACACGGGTGGATATTTATGTGCGCGTGACAAAACGAGATGCGCATCGAGATTTGGCAGTCCTAGAGCCCATCGATCAGGATGCAAAGGCAGAACGACATTTTGACGGCCGTTTAGAGCCGTTAGAGCACGGCGCCAAGGCGCATTTAATTGGATTTCCAAATTGGAGCCGAGGTCGTATGGCAAATAATGTGCCGGTTTCAGTTTTGCAAAAATACCCTCGACACGGCCTCCAACGAATCGAAATCGGGGGGAGCACGATCAGGCAAGGAAATTCCGGTGGCCCGTTGGTAGACACATCGTACAGATTGGCCGGCGTTGCACAGCAAGGGGCTTCACAAACCAGCGGAAACGATGAATGTCTTTGCGTTGTCGAACTGGATCGCTGGCTTGGTCCCTCATAG